The nucleotide window GAGCGCGTGCCCGGCTGCTACGTCGGCCTCGGCAATGGGGAGGCGAGCCGAGGCGGCTGCCTGTTGCACAACCCCGGCTACGACTTCAATGACGACGCGCTACCGGTCGGCGCCAGCTACTGGGTGAATCTCGTCGAGCGCTACCTCGCCGCATAACCTCCGGCGCGACCGCAAGCCCGCGCACTCGCACTCGCACTCGCACGGGACGAGCGGTGCGCCGCTTCCGAACAAGCGCTGACCGCAATCCGCTTCGCATGAACCGAACAAGCGGAATGCCTATCGACCCTCATCCAGGACAACATGCTGACACCGCTGGCCAATCTGACCGATATCGAGGCGCTGGAACGCGCCGATCCCTACGCTTGCGACCGCCTGAGTAGCACTTACGAGATGCTTCGGCAAGGTGCGGCAATCGATCCCGACGCGCGCGCGCTGTCGTTCTTCGCCCGCACCGAGGATTTCGCGCAGCCTCACGCGTGGAATCACCGCGAATGGTTCACTTGCGTGACACGCACCGCGAACATGCTGCGCGGGCTCGGCGTGCAGCGAGGCGACGTGGTGGCCTGCATGCTGCCGAATCTGCCGGAAACGCATCTGGCGATTTGGGGCAGCGAAACCGCGGGCATCGCGTTTCCGGTCAATCCACTGCTTGATGCCGGGCAGATCGCCACGCTGCTGCATGCGGCCGACGCACGCTGGCTGGTGACGCTGGGCCCGGCGTCAACGCCGGGCCTGTGGGAGAAGGCACTTGATGTCGTCGATGAGGTCGCGACGTTGCAAGGGGTGCTAGCGGTCGATGGCGCACGTTACGCTCCAGGCGCTGTCGCCACCGTGCCACTGCCCGCGACCATCGGTAAGCACGGCGCGCGCGTGCTCGATTTTCACCGGACCCTGGAGGCCGCACGCGGCGATGCGCTTGACTTCGCGCCGCCCGCGGCGACCGACATTGCGTCGTACTTCGGCACGGGTGGCACCACCGGCTTGCCGAAGATCGCGACGCGCACGCATCGCACCGAGACGGCCAACGCGTTCGAACTGGGCGCGATGTTCGGCGACGCCCTCTTCGCCCCTGGCCGCACGCTCTTCTGCGGCCTGCCGCTGTTTCACGTCAACAGCCAGATCGGCCTCGGTCTCGCGCCGTGGGCGCGCGGCGCGCACGTGCTGCTGGGGCCGCCCGAAGGGTATCGCGCAAACGGACTGATTGAACGGTTCTGGGAGATCGTTGAACATCATCGCGTGGTTACGTTCTCGGGCGTGCCTACGCTCTATGCCACGCTGCTGAACACGCCGGCAACCGGACGCGACCTATCGAGCCTGCATTGCGGGATCTGCGGCGCGGCATCGATGCCGGTCGAACTGTTGCATCGCTTCGAGCAGCAAACGGGCGTACGCATCATCGAAGGCTACGGCCTGACGGAGGCCGGCTGCGCGTCGTCGATCAACCCGCCGGGCGGCGTGTCGCGCACCGGCAGCGTTGGGCTGCGCCTGCCATGGCAGGACATCCGGATCCTGATCGTCGATGAGCAAGAACGGTATCTGCGCGACGCCGACGCAGGCGAGACAGGCGTGGTCGCCATCAGCGGTCCGAACCTGTTCGCTGGCTACCTCGATCCGCGCCACAACGCAGCCGTGTGGATCGACCGACCCCCCGCGTCTGGCGGCGCGCAGCGTTGGCTCAATACGGGGGACCTCGGACGCGTCGACGCGGACGGCTATCTCTGGCTCACCGGAAGAAAGAAGGACTTGATCATTCGCGGCGGACACAACATCGATCCTCAATTGATCGAAAAACCGCTGCATACCCATCCCGCAGTGGGGCTCGCTGCCGCGATCGGGCGGCCCGACGCGCACGCCGGCGAAGTACCCGTCGCCTACGTGCAGCTGCGCACGGGCGCAGTTGCGAGCAGCGACGAACTGCTGGCGTACGCGGCGGCGCATATCGGTGAGCGGGCGGCCGTCCCGAAGCGCGTGCATATCCTGCAGGCGTTGCCGCTGACAGCCGTTGGCAAGATCTTCAAGCCGGCGCTGCACCGACTCGAGATTGAATCGGTCGTACGCGACGAGGCAGCGCAGTGTGGGGCCGTGCTGGAGCGGCTCGAAGTGGTGGCCGATGCACGGCGAGGGTGGATAGCGCGTTATTGCGTCACTGGGGAAAGCGCGTCGCTGGAGAGCCGGCTGGGCCTTTATACGTTCGGCACGCACAAAGAGCGGGGCTGAACGCCGTCGCGGTCTGGCGTGCGGCCGGGGGCCCCCCAGCAGACTGACGAGCAGCGGGAACGCTTCTCCGCTGTGGCCATTTATTGAAGGAATCCTAATTAAATAGCCGGGCGCGAACCCGACCAGGTAAGTGAGAGTGAGGGGCCAGTCAGGATCAGGCTCCATAAATCGTGGCACATGTACGACAAACGCTTTGGGGAGAAGTGAATGAAAAAAGTAGTGGCAGCGATGATTATGATGACCGCGGGCGTCGCGCACGCGCAGTCGAGCGTGACGCTGACGGGCGTGATCGGCGGCGGGTTCCGGTGGCAGGACGGTGTCAAGGGCGGCTCGCAGTTCGGCTTCGACAACAACAGCGTGACCGGAAATAGCTTCGGGATCCGCGGCAAGGAAGATCTGGGCGGCGGTGTACAGGCGATTTTCGATCTCGAGAGCGGGTTCTACTCCGGCACGGGTTCGCAGTATCTGACGAACACGCTGTTTTCCCAGGCCGCCTATGTCGGGCTGGTGGGCGGCTTCGGCCGCTTGACCTTCGGCCGCCAGTTCAGCGCATTCGAGGATCTTGCGCTGGTGCTCGATCCGAGCCTCGGGCGCGGCAGCGCGCCGACTGTGCCCGCCGCGTTCTACGCGACGAATCCGTTCAATTACGACTCACGTTTCAGCAACACAGTGAAATACCGCGTGAAGTTTGGCGGGCTGGCATTCGGTTCCAGCTATTCGCTGGGCGGCGTTGCGGGCGATATACGAGCCGGATCGAGTTGGTCCTTCTCGACGTTGTATCAGTACCAGACGCTGTCGGCCGGCATCAGCTATCAGCACTCCTACAATAGCAACGCTTCACAATGGGCACAGGCGGTCGAGGCGGGCGGCACCTGGCAACTGGGCGCCGCCCGGCTGTATCTCAACTATACGACGCTCGCCGTGACAGGCGCGTCAGCATTCGCCCCGCAGCGGCGCGACAAGATCCCGGCAGGTGGCATCGTCTACCAGGTAACGCCGGCGTTGCAGTTGACCGCCGCGTTCTACGACGATATCGCCGCCAACCTGGGCAACGTATCGGACGCGGGCGGCCACAAGATCACGTCATATCTGATCGCCGAATATTTCTTGTCAAAGCGTACTGAACTCTATGCCGAGGTCGATCGCAACGGTTTGTCGGGTGCCGACAAACTTGACCCGGTGAACATAGCGGCATTCAATTTGCGGCCCGGCGCGAGTGCGTCCACGGGCGTCTCGATCGGCGTGCTGACGCAGTTCTGAACGGGCTGAGGGCCCGGCATCCAACGCCGGGCCGCCGCGCTACAGAGCCGGCGCGCCCGCGCGACCTGAAACATAGACCGGAGAACAACACGATGCATCAAGTCAAATGTCTCAATGTGCTGACGGCCGCCGTGTGCGCGCTCGTTATGACCCACGCCGTGGCGCAAGGGGGCGGGTCGGCCGTTCCCGGCGACATGGGGCAGACCGCCGCGGCGCCCTTCGCTGGTTCGATGCCCGCAAAGGCGCGGCGCGCGGCGAGCCGGAAACTCGTGAAGCGTATCCAGCAGGTGTTGGGTCGGATCCGCGGTTTGAACTCCACGCGCCTCGTCGTGACGGCTGTGGATGGCGCGGTGACGCTGTCGGGTTCCGTGCCGGATCCGAGCCAGATTGGGCTCGCGGAGGAGGCTGCGCGGAAGGTGGACGGCGTGCGGTCCGTGGAGAACCGCATACGTGTGAGCGCGCTGAACTATTGAGCGCGGTTGCTCGACCTGGTGCAAGACAGGCCCGCCGGCTACGGCGGGCCTGTCCTTGTCCGTCAGCGGACGTTCGGCACCACCGGCCAGGCGCGCTGTGCGGGACGCATGGACTCCCAGTGCCGCGCCATTCGCAAGACGCCGAGATCATCGAAGCGGCGACCGGCAATCTGCAGGCCGATCGGCAATCCCGATGCAGTGTAGCCACAGTTGATCGATGCGGCCGGCTGCTCGGACACGTTGTACGGCATCGTGAACAAAGTGTCGACGAAAACCTTCCGCTGCGACGGAGCGAAGCACGGCGCTTCGGCGGCAAACGGCTGATGCGCGGCCACGGGCGACAGCACGTAGTCGAACGCGTGCGTGGCAGCTACAGTCGCCGCGCGCATCTCAATGATGCGCAGCATCGCCTGGTAAAGGGTCGCGCCGCTGATGTCGCGGCTGTCCTGCGAAGCTTCCCGCAGAATCGGCAGTACCCGCTCGCTGCGTGCCTCTGGCATGTCCTTTAGCATCATATGCATGCGCATCGAGAAGGACGTGACCGCCGCTTCGTACATGTCGGGCCTGAGCCAGTTCGGTAGCGGTTCGACGTGCGCGCCGGCGCGCTCGAAGGCGCTCGCCGCGCCGCGGATTGCTCGCTCCACTTCCCCGTCGACAGAATAGCCGCAGCCGGGGTCGAGCCAGAGCCCGATCCGCACACCGCGCAACGACTGGCTGTCGAGTGTGTTCCAGTCGAGCGAAGCGGGCGGCAGGTTCATGTAGTCGCGCATGTCGGGCTGCGACAGCACGCTCATCATCAGCGCGGCGTCCTCGACGGTGCGCGTCATCGGACCTGCCACGCGACCTTGGAACGGTGGGTCGATCGGCACGCGGCCAAGGCTTGGCTTGAGGCCAAATATGCCGCAGAAGCTTGATGGAATGCGGATCGAGCCGCCGATATCGGAACCGACGTGCAGCGGGCCGTACCCGGCCGCCGCCGCTGCGCCCGCGCCGGAACTCGATCCGCCCGTGTTCTTCGTCAGGTCCCACGGATTGCGCGTGAGCGGATGGAAACTCGACAGCGCCGCCGCGAGCATGCCGTAGTCCGGCATCGTGGTCTTGGCGACGAACACCGCGCCCGCTTCGCGCAAGCGCGCGGCGGGCGGCGCGTCGGCCGTCGCTGGCCGTAACTCAGAAGCGGCGCTGCCAAGTGGAATCGGCACGCCTTTCGTTGCGATGTTTTCTTTGATCGTCACCGGCACGCCGTCGAGCGGTCCGAGGGGCACACCGTCCGCCCAGCGTCGCTCGGATGCGCGAGCCATCACGAGTGCCTGTTCACGATCAAGCGCGTAGGTTGCGTGAATATGCGGCTCCCAGGTCTCGATGCAATCCAGCACGGACCGCGTGACTTCGACGGGCGAGAGCGTCCGGTCGCGATAGCGGGCGAGCAATGCGGTAGCACTGAGTTCGTTCAGTTTCGTCATGTAGCGTTTCCAGTAGGGACGGGATGCGGACGGCGCCAGGTTGCGCCGACGCGGTGCGGCGTGCAGCCGTCAGACTTCGCGGCTGCGCGGATAGAGCATCACGGCGACGAGGCTGACCATCAGCGATGCGAATACGTACCAGGCGGGCGCGAACGGACTGCCGGTTTTTGCAATCAACCAGGTGACGAAGAATTGCGCGGAGCCGCCGAAGATCGTGACGCCGAGGCTGTAGATAACCGACATGCCGGTGGCGCGAAATGCCTGCGGCAGCCCTTCGAGCATCAGCGCGCCGCCCGCGCCATAGCCCATCGACATGCAGACGGCGATGGCGACACTCAGCGCAAGAATCAGCGCGACATTGTGCGTCTGCGTCAGGACCAGGAAGGTGGGAAAGATCATCCCGAGGGCGATCAGCGCGCTGATGACGGGCAGCGTCTTGCGGCTCTTCATACGGTCACCCAGCCAGCCGAAGCAAGGACCCGTGACGAGGATCGTCGCGCTCGACGCGCACACCGAAGCAAACGCCAGGGTACGGGGCATGTGCAAGACCGTCGTCATGTACGTGGGCATGTAAAAGATCATGATGTACATCGATGCAGTCGAGCCCATCATCATTAAGGCACCAAGGGCGACTGTGCGACCGTGCTCCGCGATCAGCCGACCGGCACGCGGCGGCTCACCGCCGACCACCAGCGTTTCGTCGAGCTGCCGCCGGATCACCCAGCCGACCGGCCCGATGAGCAGGCCAATCAGAAACGGGATGCGCCATCCGTAGCTTTCGAGCTCCGACGTGGAGAGCGTCGCGGCGAGCACCGCGCCAGTCGCGGCGCCGAGCAACGCTGACGCGCCCTGGCTTGCGCCCTGCCAGCTCACGTAGAAACAGCGCCGGCGCAGCGCGGCTGATTCAAGCAGGAAAGTCGACGCGACGCCGATCTCGCCGCCCGCAGACAGTCCCTGCAACAGACGCCCGACGACCAACAGGATGGGAGCGGCGATGCCGATCTGCGCGTAGGTCGGTATAAGGCCGATCAACGCAGTGCCCGCCGCCATCAGAGCGATCGTGAGCGTCAGTGCCGCCTTGCGTCCGCGGCGATCCGCATGCAGGCCGATCAGCACCGCACCGAACGGACGGATGGCGAAACCCGCGCCGAAGGTGGCGAGCGAAAGCAGCAGTGATGCGTTGGGCGAAGCGGCGGGAAAGAACAGCTTGCCGATGATGGCTGAGAAGAAGCTGTAGACCGTAAAGTCGTAGACTTCAAGTGCGTTGCCGAGCGAGGTTGCGACAATCGCCCGGTAGCTCGAACGCTTTGGTGCGACGGGATGCGCTTGCGCCAGCGCTGCTTTCGTGAATTCGGAGGAAGACATATTGACGAGTGCTCGACAAGGGAAACTGCGGTTCCCGGCGGCGCAACGTGATACAAGCGGAAGGATGCGTTACGCCGCCGGTCGGTGCAGCGATCTTAGGCAGAAAAAAAACGCATCGCGAATCACTTGTTCTTATGGTTATAACCGGCGATACCCGTGGGGCACAGAGACGCGCAACGAGGAAGGGCAATAGGGTTACGACCTTGCTGATCACTTCAAGCGTTCCCCGGCGCTGCTCGGTCCGGACGTTGGCCGATGCTTGCAGACGGGCGTTCGAACGTCGACTTCGCACAGATGCCGGCAATTGCACGGGCCGAGTCGGCGGCCCGCCGGCTACAGGGGCAAAGCGGTTCCTGAATCCATAAAAGTGGCTGCCCTGAAATGTGCAGGACGTGTTGGACCGTATTCACGCCCTCGACTTGCTGTGCGGTATCGACGGCTAGCGCAATCTGTCCGTCTTCCGGCACAGAACCAGATAGCGTCACATGGCCGTCGCGAGCTCGGACGATGATGCGCGTGGCGTTCAAGCCCCGAGTTCGCCCAAGCGCAGTCTCGATCTTATGGGCGAGTTTTCTGTCCGCTTTTTTCGACGCTTGGGCTGACGTCGTGGCGGATGCGCCAGGCGCTTCCGCCGTATTACTTGTGGCGCTGTCTGTGGGCTGAGCGGAAGCGCCACCTGTAACGGCCAGAAGCGTCGCCACCAAGAGTCCTTGCAGAATTCGATTGTGACGAGTCATGTCATTCCTTCGGTCAATATCAATGAGCGGATTGCGCAAGCGTTTTACGCCGTCGCTGCGGATTCTAGAGCCGCGTCATGAGTCCGACCGATGCGCCGATCAGCGTGTGGCCGCCTGGATTCAGTCCGAGTGCGGCAATGTTGGCCGGATCGTAGCGGTAGGTGCCGGAGAAGCCGTTGCGATCCAGCTCGGCGTAGAGTTCGGTTCGCTTTGAGAGGAAATACTCGGCGATTGCATAGCTCGTGAGCTTGTGGCCACCCGCACCTTCGACATTGCCGAGGTTGCCGGCGATATCGTCATAGAAAGCTGCGGTGACCTGGAACGTTGGTGTGAATACCCACACGACGCCACCGCCCGGAATCCTGTCGCGCCGCCTTGGCGCGCTTACGGCGCTTCCCGTGACGCTGAGGTCGTTATAGCTCAGATAGAGGCGCGCGCTTCCAAGCTGAAGCGTTCCGCCAGTCTGAAAGGTCTGCGCCCATTGCGTTGCGCTCGCGTTCCATGTCTTCTGATAGGAGGCGCCACCCAGCAACGGCCCCCACTGGTACATCGCCGAGCCAGCGAAGTTGGTGCCGGCACGCGTGTCGCC belongs to Burkholderia sp. GAS332 and includes:
- a CDS encoding Outer membrane protein (porin), with amino-acid sequence MKKVVAAMIMMTAGVAHAQSSVTLTGVIGGGFRWQDGVKGGSQFGFDNNSVTGNSFGIRGKEDLGGGVQAIFDLESGFYSGTGSQYLTNTLFSQAAYVGLVGGFGRLTFGRQFSAFEDLALVLDPSLGRGSAPTVPAAFYATNPFNYDSRFSNTVKYRVKFGGLAFGSSYSLGGVAGDIRAGSSWSFSTLYQYQTLSAGISYQHSYNSNASQWAQAVEAGGTWQLGAARLYLNYTTLAVTGASAFAPQRRDKIPAGGIVYQVTPALQLTAAFYDDIAANLGNVSDAGGHKITSYLIAEYFLSKRTELYAEVDRNGLSGADKLDPVNIAAFNLRPGASASTGVSIGVLTQF
- a CDS encoding BON domain-containing protein; this encodes MTRHNRILQGLLVATLLAVTGGASAQPTDSATSNTAEAPGASATTSAQASKKADRKLAHKIETALGRTRGLNATRIIVRARDGHVTLSGSVPEDGQIALAVDTAQQVEGVNTVQHVLHISGQPLLWIQEPLCPCSRRAADSARAIAGICAKSTFERPSASIGQRPDRAAPGNA
- a CDS encoding aspartyl-tRNA(Asn)/glutamyl-tRNA(Gln) amidotransferase subunit A; this encodes MTKLNELSATALLARYRDRTLSPVEVTRSVLDCIETWEPHIHATYALDREQALVMARASERRWADGVPLGPLDGVPVTIKENIATKGVPIPLGSAASELRPATADAPPAARLREAGAVFVAKTTMPDYGMLAAALSSFHPLTRNPWDLTKNTGGSSSGAGAAAAAGYGPLHVGSDIGGSIRIPSSFCGIFGLKPSLGRVPIDPPFQGRVAGPMTRTVEDAALMMSVLSQPDMRDYMNLPPASLDWNTLDSQSLRGVRIGLWLDPGCGYSVDGEVERAIRGAASAFERAGAHVEPLPNWLRPDMYEAAVTSFSMRMHMMLKDMPEARSERVLPILREASQDSRDISGATLYQAMLRIIEMRAATVAATHAFDYVLSPVAAHQPFAAEAPCFAPSQRKVFVDTLFTMPYNVSEQPAASINCGYTASGLPIGLQIAGRRFDDLGVLRMARHWESMRPAQRAWPVVPNVR
- a CDS encoding MFS transporter, MHS family, proline/betaine transporter; the protein is MSSSEFTKAALAQAHPVAPKRSSYRAIVATSLGNALEVYDFTVYSFFSAIIGKLFFPAASPNASLLLSLATFGAGFAIRPFGAVLIGLHADRRGRKAALTLTIALMAAGTALIGLIPTYAQIGIAAPILLVVGRLLQGLSAGGEIGVASTFLLESAALRRRCFYVSWQGASQGASALLGAATGAVLAATLSTSELESYGWRIPFLIGLLIGPVGWVIRRQLDETLVVGGEPPRAGRLIAEHGRTVALGALMMMGSTASMYIMIFYMPTYMTTVLHMPRTLAFASVCASSATILVTGPCFGWLGDRMKSRKTLPVISALIALGMIFPTFLVLTQTHNVALILALSVAIAVCMSMGYGAGGALMLEGLPQAFRATGMSVIYSLGVTIFGGSAQFFVTWLIAKTGSPFAPAWYVFASLMVSLVAVMLYPRSREV
- a CDS encoding fatty-acyl-CoA synthase/long-chain acyl-CoA synthetase; the protein is MLTPLANLTDIEALERADPYACDRLSSTYEMLRQGAAIDPDARALSFFARTEDFAQPHAWNHREWFTCVTRTANMLRGLGVQRGDVVACMLPNLPETHLAIWGSETAGIAFPVNPLLDAGQIATLLHAADARWLVTLGPASTPGLWEKALDVVDEVATLQGVLAVDGARYAPGAVATVPLPATIGKHGARVLDFHRTLEAARGDALDFAPPAATDIASYFGTGGTTGLPKIATRTHRTETANAFELGAMFGDALFAPGRTLFCGLPLFHVNSQIGLGLAPWARGAHVLLGPPEGYRANGLIERFWEIVEHHRVVTFSGVPTLYATLLNTPATGRDLSSLHCGICGAASMPVELLHRFEQQTGVRIIEGYGLTEAGCASSINPPGGVSRTGSVGLRLPWQDIRILIVDEQERYLRDADAGETGVVAISGPNLFAGYLDPRHNAAVWIDRPPASGGAQRWLNTGDLGRVDADGYLWLTGRKKDLIIRGGHNIDPQLIEKPLHTHPAVGLAAAIGRPDAHAGEVPVAYVQLRTGAVASSDELLAYAAAHIGERAAVPKRVHILQALPLTAVGKIFKPALHRLEIESVVRDEAAQCGAVLERLEVVADARRGWIARYCVTGESASLESRLGLYTFGTHKERG
- a CDS encoding BON domain-containing protein codes for the protein MHQVKCLNVLTAAVCALVMTHAVAQGGGSAVPGDMGQTAAAPFAGSMPAKARRAASRKLVKRIQQVLGRIRGLNSTRLVVTAVDGAVTLSGSVPDPSQIGLAEEAARKVDGVRSVENRIRVSALNY